CCCCCAGCTCAGACTGATGCCGCCACCTCTCCCAGGACCGGAATGATTATCCCTGCCCGATGGGTCTACATTCATCCCTGAATGTCGTCGGCATCCAAGCTTTGAACAATACTAAAAGCTGCAACTCGTCTGCTATTCCGATCTTCCTCTGATTCAAGTGCTACCAGTTCCTTCTTCAACTCCAGGCCAGGCAAGAGCCGAGAAGGGCTTCCCAAATTTTTCCCGCGGAGGAGGGAGAATCCGCGAGTCCACGACCTCCTACTCCCGAGCGGCCTCTGACTGAAAAGGATCGAATTTATTTGAGTTTGGTTTTACATGCGGATCTGGAAATGCAAGAGGACCTAGAAGAACGTTGCTCCTTAGATGTATGCAGCTGAGGCATCCTAACGAATGAACGATTTGAACCAGTTCCCCAACCTGCTTTCTCCCCGAGAAAGCCTTCctgagattaaaagaaaaaggttTGAAGGTTCTGGGATCAGTGATAGTTCGGAACCAGCAAAGGGAGGCTGAAAAGCCGTAGTGCTAACGCACGCCCTGTAGTTTTGAAGCAGGCTTCGACAGCAGCGAGCTCCGCGTCGAAAAGCGAAGCGAGCCGCGCTAGCGCGCTACGATTATTCCAAAATTGCCCCTTCGCTTTATCAGCTTCCAGTTATAAGTTGTAACTTACTTCAAACGATTTGAGACCTCTTGATATCCAACATTGTTCTTACCAGAACCAAAGGCCACAGGTTATTGCTAATGCCTTCCACTATACTCAACCTGCATGGCAATTACTTAATCAAACTCAAGATGCCTATCCACATAGGAAAAACCCAAAGTCAAAAGAGCAATTGGCCTGCAAAAATAAAGGATTTGTTCTCTTTTGTAATTAGAACAAACATAAACAAATTGGATAGAAAAGGAGCGGAAACCGATTGATTGTACACTTGCTGTTCTCAACTGGGCCTCTGAATCTCCTCTGGTTTCACCTTTGCGAGTCGAAGTAATTTCCGGAAAGACACAGAGGAGCTCTCATGCGTGGACCAGCAGTAGCCCTGTCCTCTCCTCTTTGTTGGAAGATGAGTACACATCGGGTAATCCGCCCACGAGAGCCCAATCACAAGAGGCTCATACAGAAAGCAATCAGCCCATAGCCCAATATCGAGACCACAGCCTATTATTCAAACCACAAAGGATCCGTCTTTCATCGTCCAATCTTCTCGATCGAACATATTGACATCAATACTCCTTTCCATGGCCATTCACGGCCCGCGAAGATCAACCACTCGTGCCCGAGATCACTATCCAATCAAAAACCAGACTTCCAAGATCCATCTCACTCAGACCCTTTTGAATGTAGCGGATAACAACGGAGCGGGGCTATCGAATTGATATGTATTCGAATCTTAGGAGCTGGTAATCACTGATATGCTCATATTGGTGACGTTATTGTTGCTGTAATCAAAGAAGCAGTGCCCAAAATGCCTCTAGAAAGATCAGACAGAAGTAAGACGAGCTGTAATTGTACGTACATGTAAAGAACTCAAACGAATGTCAAAACAAAGGAAAGATGATTATCTTATAGGAAGACTGCCAACACTGACTGGGGTTGTTCAATCTTAAGTGGAGTGAGTTAAATGACTTGGCTTGCTCAATTCCTTCCCGGTGTAATTTCATAAAAGGAATAGCACTCAAAGCTTGAAGATAAGTTTTGTACTCAATTAATTTCTCAGTCCCTCTAATCGGGTGGGCACCGGCCGGCCGGATCCCCCTGAAAACCGTACGTGCGGGTCTCCTTTTTGGGTATAAAGATAAAGGAGTCGAGTTTacaattgaataaattttcataatacatttgtcttgggttaaaaatattactattttttctataaaattagtcaaacttagagtagtttgactttgaccaaagtctaaacgtcttataacctgaaacggagggagtaatatgaaTCACTAGCTAGCTGGGGATGTAATTTACTAATTTACATAACATGTGATTGACCATTGCTGCAGATAATATGTCTTGTCCACTTCGGCTAGTTCTTAGTTTGCTGTATTAATGTAAAATCAGTTTTATTCAGTGGACAGTGATCTATTAGCCTCAGTGCCGTGGTTGCTTTATTGGGTTCAAAAGAATTAATTGAATTGTTGCAAAGAGGCAATAGTTTTGATAGTGCTAAGACAATGACTtgtattgtaaaaaaaaaaagtgccacATGATGGGGACAGCGCGATGAAAAGAAATCAGTTGTAATGACGCACAATTGTTTTGTTCTTAGAATAtgtattgttttatttttatttttatgttgaGGACCTAGTAGCAAGTCTTATGCTCGAAATTCTTGGTCTGCTTTATGTAGTGATCACTTGACCCATCTTTTCTGGCAATGCTGATTTAACCTCATTGACTCCATCTGGCAGCATTAGTAGAATATCATCGCACCCAACAGCTATGGCTACCACACAAGCCTCAGAAGCAGCCACTGAGAAAGGATTGCCTTTGGGGATGGATGTCTCCATGGTGGATGAATATGCTTCCCAGTCCAAGCTGCTGCAGGAATTCGTTAAAATTCCCACTATTGGCAACGCTTGGATCTTCAATTCCAAGACTGGTATGTGCTGTTATTGCTATCTGGTTTTACTGAACTTAGGTTTCTTACTCTTCTTCTCGTGTTGTGCAGAAAACACATCTAGGGCGATAGTTTCTGTTGGCCAAACAGATCTGTTGGCAAACAAAAAGAGGAGCTTCCTATTAAATTCCCACATCTCAAAAAATTCCTCAAATTCTGTGGATTTCCAGTGGTCTCCCTTCCCAATCGAAATGAGTGGAGTTTCAGCAGTAATTCCATCGCCATCTGGGAGAAAACTTTTACTAATACGGAATTCTGAGGATGATTCCCCTACAAAACTAGAAGTTTGGGGCCCCTGTCAGTTGGAGAACGAGATTCACATTGCACAATCTGTTCATGGATCACTCTATGTCGACGAATGGTAAACTATCCTGCCtcttttagaacaactttcttAGTTTTTTGTGTGGTagtgggtttttttttggaagaaagACAGAGGTAATTAGGGACGAGAGATTGCTCCATTCGCCACTTTTTGTACTTCATGTTTCTTAAATGCAGGTTTGAAGGGATATCGTGGAATCAAGAAGAGACTTTAGTAGCTTACGTTGCTGAGGAGCCTCCTCAACCGAAGCCAGAATTCAATGATTCAGGATACAAGAAGGCTGGCTCGTCTGAAAAAGACTGCAAGAGCTGGAAGGGAAAAGGGGATTGGGAAGAAACTTGGGGAGAAACGTATTCCAAGAAAAGGATACCTGCATTGTTCGTGGTCAACATTTCAAGGTGTGTTTCTGGTTGTTCTGAAGGTTGAATCCAAAATAGCTTTAAAAGTACTGCAATTTTGTGAGGAATAGTTTCATTGCAGCGGTGaagtgcgagctgtgaagggcatACCGAGAACATTAAGTGTTGGCCAAGTGATTTGGGCTCCATCATCATCACATAGCCTGGTTTTTGTGGCGTGGTCATCTGATAATGGTTACCAAAAGACACCAAGGAAACTTGGAATTAAATACTGCTTTAACAGACCTTGTGCTCTGTATGCTGTTCCTGATCCTTTCATGGAAGAAGCTGATAAGCCATCACTTAAGTGAGAACACCTGTCCTTGATGACAATATTTATTCAGTTCTATTTCAACTATGCACCATTGTAGGCTTCCTGTTCTAACATATTAAGGTATTAATTGtcacattttagttattttctaGTGATCGTGTGACACTGTAAATTCTTCTCTCAGAATAATTGTAGCAGCATATTtttttcaaggaaaaaaaatcttccaTATATATTTTCACTCTTTTTTCCTCATTAATCCTAGTCCTGAGCAGACAAATGCTAAATGGATTGTATGCATCATGTCTCAAAAAATAGAAAGTTTATTTCTGATGTCATTTCTGTTTATTGTACAGTGTCAGTAAGGGTGAAACTGCACCTACAACCAAGTTAACATCAGAGTTGAGCAGTGCTTTTTTCCCACGATTCAGGTAGGACTGCATTCAGTTTTCTTTGCTCAGTACTGTTATTCAGTTTAGGCCATATGTCTCAACTATTATATTGGAAGAAGTACAAGCTACACATCCTAGCCGTATTTCTTTAATTATGCATTATAATTGTTAGGCGTAATTTTTCTTCTAtggtttaaaatattttaatcaaattcCCTTAAAGCATGTCAATTGATTGTTCATGCTTGTTATCATGTATTTTAACCTAAATATTTGAACAATCATAATTCAAATGGGAGTGAATTTGGAAAGTGGAGCATTTTGGGCTGATGAGTAGGTGTctttattatttccttgttcctGTAATCCTGTGGATTGACTCAGTAGATATTAATTTACTGCAACACCAATACATTTTATTTGCACATCTACAATTGAAGTTTTCATGTCTAGATTATAACTTAGTACTGGTAGCTGATGCATGTAGATGAATGTTAACAATGCGTCGCAAAAATGATATGGAATCTTTATTGTACAGTCCAGATGGAAAGTATCTTGTGTTTATCTCAGCAAAGAGTGCTATAGATAGTGGAACACACAATGCGACAAATTCAATGCATAAGATTGACTGGCCTGCAGATGGGAAATTGGAGGGCCTCAGTGTTGCTGATGTGGTACAACAATGCCTTTCCTTTACTTGTTAATTTTTTAATCGATCATTTTGTTTAGATGGCTTCCTTTTATATATAGCTTCAAAGTCATGGCTTGGAAAAATACATAAATCTAACCAGTGTTTATTTGAGCACATTGTTTGCCTGTTGGCTATACTTGATTAAAGATATGTATTTCTGGACTTTGTGAAGTGGAActtcaattatttttttaattattgaaGTATCTAAATTCAATTTCAGTTAAAAGAACGAAGTTCAGAGGGTAAAATTTATAATGGTGTGTTTCTTTTTATAGGTGCTCTGCATATCCGATATCAAGTTCTTAATGTCTTAGCTGTTATGTAGGTACCTATTGTGATGTGCCCTCAGGATGGTTGTTTTCCTGGTCTGTACTGCTCTGGCATACTTAGGAATCCATGGCTTACTGATGGACAAACTATGATTTTATCTTCTATTTGGGGAAGTAAGGAAGTAATACTTTCTGTAAATGTTGTGAGGTGATTACAAGCATTTTTATCCATCAGTTAGAATGATATGGCTAtaaagtttatttatttatgaaattaCCTATTTTCTTCACAGCCGTGAAGTTTCAAGAGTTAGTCCTCAGGATTCGGATTATTCATGGAATGTTCTTGCACTAGACAAGGATAATATTCTTGCAGGTAATTCCGTACCGAAGTTACAGTTGTATCCCATAGTTCCTTTGGATAAGATTTCATATTCATGTGCCTTTCCCACCTTTTCCAGTTTCAAGCAGCCTTATTACAGTTCCTCAAATATACTATGGGTCTGAGGTTTGTCAGACTGGAAAACCAAACCAATGGGAGTGGCAAGAAATTGCAACTCCTTTTCCGAGTCCTTCTGATAAGGTATAACTGAAAAAATGCGTTGCTTGTTCAACTTTTCCCCAAAAACACTGACAAAAATTTTGGCAGTGTAAAGTACTAACAGTTTCTGTGATGTATGTTTGGCAGATCAGTGCAATATTAGCAGACCATAAGTTCAGTATACTCAAAATCCCGATTAGCAACTCTTCTAACAAACTCGCTGATGGTATGTGTACAACCCAAAGCTCCTTTCTTTAATGAAATGACAGACAGCTCTCCTGCattcgaggaaaaaaaaagcctctgactgtttttttttcctggaatTGGTACTCTTTGGTGCCTTGTGTTTTGAATACTTCTGTTACTGCATTCTTCAGTTGACGCTATGTTTTTCTTGAGATCAGCTGTACTGTCTAGTACTTGTAGGCTGATATATTCTGAACTGCGACAAAATCTAACCATGTTGCATTTACTCAAGGCAACACTAAAATGCATTTGTAAGAAAGTTCTCAAAGCTCATGGTAGAATACTCTTCTTGGTTGTTTGCATCCTTAAGGATGCATGCTAAGCTTCATTTGCATTTTAATGTTTGAAAATGTACTTTAGTAGAATACTCacatcctctccccttcctaaatttttatattttataaaattgatTCAGGTGCTAAGCTGCCCTTTGAGGCTATTTTTGTGTCCTGGAAGGATTCTGCAACAAGACCAACAATTGTTGTTCTTCATGGTGGACCACACACTGTTTACCCATCAAGCTATTCAAAATCGTTAgcatttctttattcacagggATATAACCTTCTTGTTGTGAACTATAGGtgagctttatttttttttcttccagtaGTTCTTCTGTTGAACTAGGTTAAAATACCCTGTCCTTTCTGAATTCTGCTTTGGAAATATATCATATTAAACACTAACATTAATGTCCACGTACACACCATTCTGTTGCCTAGAGGTTCACTAGGCTTTGGTGAAGAAGCACTACAATCTCTTCCTGGAAATATTGGTTCTCAGGTGCACTGTTGTTGATTTATTTCCATGTTTTAAGATTATTTTCTTAAGTTGCCAGAAATTTTATATGAACTGTCATTACGTACAATTGTTTAATACTCATGAACAGGATGTGAATGATGTATTGACGGCTTTGGACTTTGTTATAAAGAAAGGATTAATAGATGCATCTAAAGTAGCTGTTGTTGGAGGTTCACACGGTGGTTTCCTGACAACTCATTTGATTGGCCAGGTTCTTAGCATGCCTTTGTTATTCTGAATTCTTTATCTATGCAATTATTCATTACATTTGCAGTTTATATTTCCTTTAGGGATTCAATTATTTGTGCCTAATCGTTTGCACAAATAATCTAGCACAATTCTTGTTGTAAACTGTATATACTCATTTGGACATAATTGGGAACAGTGTCTTTTGATAATGTGTATTGGTCTATATGAAACTCTTATATTTGAGAAATGTGCTGTAAACTTATAATTTTGGGAGGGAGGTTGTAATTTGTAAAAGAGAGTAGTAAGTTTAATATAAGTACCCAAGCACACTAAGTTATGGTCAGTGAACTTAAAGGCTCAAAGCTAAACTTGGATATTTCAGGAGCTCTGTAGCAGTGCACAGCTaaaaattcttttaaaaaaatgatgacaCCAATTTATATTAGCTATTAAATTATATATTACATTGCAACGCTTAAGTCCAGAATAATATCCTAGAAAAACATTCTTACAAGAGTTAGGATCAGCATTTGTTTCCTTTTCTTGGAAGTAAAGCTTCACTGCAGTGTAAGCCGAGCTGTTTTTACCTTTTCATGATTAAGAAGTTCACATGtgatattctcaagaatatttcCTGATTTTAGAATATAATTATTTCCTTGACAAAAATAGTGAGAAACTACTGCTGCATGTGGGAACTAGGTCTATACAGTTTCTTTATGACTATACATGCAAGACAATAAGAGTTCATGATAGGTCTATACAGTTTCTTTATGACTATACATACAAGACAATAAGAGTTCATGATGCACAGGCAATAGCACATGGATTCTTCTATTTATCAGGTCTTCTTGGATTCTGTTGACCTTATGTTTCATGGACTGCAGGCTCCAGGCACTTTTGTTGCAGCAGCTGCTCGAAACCCAGTATGTAATTTATCATTGATGGTAGGAACAACTGACATACCTGAGTGGTGTTTTGTGGAGATTTATGGGAAAGAAGGGAAAAACTGCTTCTCAGAGTATCCTTCATTTGATGATCTTTGTCAATTTCACCAGAAATCACCAATATCACATATATCAAAGGTATGTAGATTCTGCATACTTAACCTTTTACAAAATCTATGCTTGAGGAAGAAAGTGTAGTTCCCTCATGCAAATTTGCTCCTTGAGGACTTTGAGTAATCTTTTCTTGACAGTTTAAGAAAATCTGCAGGTGAGCACGCCAACACTTTTTCTCCTTGGAGCACAAGATCTCAGAGTTCCTGTTTCTAATGGCTTACAGGTAATTTCTTATGCACTTCTgtttcatttttatatgatGAAAGGGTTGTGAAATGATTACTAGTAGCAATGTTGCATTCATGTTATTGTTTGCGTAGACAAGTTCAGTCAATTTTCCTGAAAACCATTAGTGAAAGCATATGATTCATATTGTTCCACTATATACTGCTTgtatctatttatttattttcacttTTACAAATGCTGGTTTATGCCTAATCATAATCGCAACATATGCAGTATGCAAGGACCTTGAAGGAGATGGGAGTTGAAACCAAAATTATTGTCTTTCCAGAAGATATGCATGGCCTTGACAAGTTAGTTGTACTTTTTAATCATTTTACCTTTGTTACCCCGATCAGTGTCTTCTGTGTTGCAACATTTGACTAAGTCAACCTTGCGTCCCCTGTGCAGGCCACAGTCTGATTTTGAAAGCTTCCTCAATATAGGTGTTTGGTTCAAGAAGCACATGAGCAAATAAACAACATGCCTCTGTTACCACACTCTCACCTTGCTTAATAAATGCTTGTAATTTGGGTCAAAGCAGCCCAAGGAAACGTGGTTCTGTTGGCATTCTAATAAATTAAGCCTGCTGTAACATTTCTGTACTGGGATAATTCTTGAAAATGTAAATGCATTTGGTTATAAAATTTTACCCTCGTGGTACGGAACTATGGATTACAAATATGTGATGTTAGATTATGCTTTACTTTGAACTTTGAAGTACTTCTAGTTCACGGTTGCTGTCCTGTAGCCTGTTGGGCTTGGgcattccttttatttttatctttttttaggaAACAATGGGATCATAATTTCTTTTGAATTTCAGtgagaaaaaaatacatgaaaGTTCAGTTCAAGTTAGGCACATGGAAATGCTGATTGAGACCACTGTAACTTCTGCTTCTTTGCATCAAGATCCCTTGAAGTTGCCTTCTGGATAATCTCATTTTCATCAGATGGTACAAAGAGCTTTGTTGTTTCATACGATTTTAAAAAGGACAACAATATAAGTTATTGCAAAGGCTTCTTGTGCTGTTCGATGCTTTCTTCGTGGATGCGGACCTGACGCAACCTTTTGTCCTTATTGCTGGGTTCCTCTTGTCTCATTGTCTATGGTGGTATGTACGATCATTAGTAACTTTTTAAGATTCCTTTTGTTATTTTGGGCCCATTCTTTGAGACCTGacacaaaaagaaaaccaaaatttGATGCCATCTGATCCTCACCAATTGTTTGTTGTTAGGTTTGTTGGGATCGTTGCTAAGGACTGATGATGTTTTAAAGCTCAACTGCAGTCTTGGATCAACCACTCTGCCACTAGACTCCATTTGCACTTCACTGCAAAAgcagaaaaatatatgtaagtATTCTCCTTTCCTTCGTCTCCTGAAAGGCTAATACGATTTATAATCTGATTTTATTGTTTTGAGGCTTCTAACTTGCTGAATTTTGTTGGTCCTAAGTTGTTTCCTCCTGCACTCAGTCTGGTCCTCTTGATTATTGCTGTAGTTCCAGAAGAATCTGATTTTGTTAGTAGAACTAGTCCCAGACTTAACATCCaggatttaatattttttagtgTTCATCGTATTTTTTAGTTATGTTTATACTTTTGTACTACATGAAAATCAAAGCATTTAGTGTCAGAGTTCTCCAGAAAAGGATTTTGGTGGGAAGGAAGAATGAAAGATACTTCATTTTATTAATCTTAGGTAGCCATTATAGAAGTTTCCATGTTTTGTTTGTCTAAGTGATTCAATATTTTTTCTTGAATTGGTGCATTGACAACGTCAAATCTGTCCATGGATTGCAAGATGAACAATTGGGACTGTTGTTCTTGAGTTGTTAATGGAATTTATGaagtataaattaaaaaatagtttGTGTCTGAACTACATTAAAGTGTATGAAATCTGAGTCTTAGTACGGTAGTACCTGAAATTTTTCACGGGTAACTGCAATTTGAATTATGAAAGAGTTAAGGTGATATAGGTTGAGTGGTGTGCTCTAACCTCTAGGCTCTTTTGGCATTGAAATGTATACCCATACATCATGAAGTTGAAGTCAGGAATTCAGGTTTCTCAGTTTTCATCTTATCAGTGGAATTGACAACAAAATATACTTGAGCTTCCCTGCAGCTTGTTTAACATACTATATTCTTGAGTTTCCCTTCAGCTTCCTCAGCATATTAACCTTTGTGACAATGCAGATTTAGCTTAACCCAGTAGATTGTGTCTTTCCAACCGACCTTACAAGTGATTTGAATCTTCTTTGAGAAAGACAATCCATTGGGAATGGATGCACTGGCATCTGAAGAATACGCTTCACAGTCGAAACTACTTCAAGAGTTC
Above is a window of Oryza sativa Japonica Group chromosome 10, ASM3414082v1 DNA encoding:
- the LOC4348626 gene encoding acylamino-acid-releasing enzyme 1 isoform 1 (isoform 1 is encoded by transcript variant 1); amino-acid sequence: MVVLATGLSLTPRFYSRSSIVVAASLLLSAAPSSSSPRARAAAPASGYSPWRGSISRISSHPTAMATTQASEAATEKGLPLGMDVSMVDEYASQSKLLQEFVKIPTIGNAWIFNSKTENTSRAIVSVGQTDLLANKKRSFLLNSHISKNSSNSVDFQWSPFPIEMSGVSAVIPSPSGRKLLLIRNSEDDSPTKLEVWGPCQLENEIHIAQSVHGSLYVDEWFEGISWNQEETLVAYVAEEPPQPKPEFNDSGYKKAGSSEKDCKSWKGKGDWEETWGETYSKKRIPALFVVNISSGEVRAVKGIPRTLSVGQVIWAPSSSHSLVFVAWSSDNGYQKTPRKLGIKYCFNRPCALYAVPDPFMEEADKPSLNVSKGETAPTTKLTSELSSAFFPRFSPDGKYLVFISAKSAIDSGTHNATNSMHKIDWPADGKLEGLSVADVVPIVMCPQDGCFPGLYCSGILRNPWLTDGQTMILSSIWGSKEVILSVNVVSREVSRVSPQDSDYSWNVLALDKDNILAVSSSLITVPQIYYGSEVCQTGKPNQWEWQEIATPFPSPSDKISAILADHKFSILKIPISNSSNKLADGAKLPFEAIFVSWKDSATRPTIVVLHGGPHTVYPSSYSKSLAFLYSQGYNLLVVNYRGSLGFGEEALQSLPGNIGSQDVNDVLTALDFVIKKGLIDASKVAVVGGSHGGFLTTHLIGQAPGTFVAAAARNPVCNLSLMVGTTDIPEWCFVEIYGKEGKNCFSEYPSFDDLCQFHQKSPISHISKVSTPTLFLLGAQDLRVPVSNGLQYARTLKEMGVETKIIVFPEDMHGLDKPQSDFESFLNIGVWFKKHMSK
- the LOC4348626 gene encoding acylamino-acid-releasing enzyme 1 isoform 2 (isoform 2 is encoded by transcript variant 2), with translation MATTQASEAATEKGLPLGMDVSMVDEYASQSKLLQEFVKIPTIGNAWIFNSKTENTSRAIVSVGQTDLLANKKRSFLLNSHISKNSSNSVDFQWSPFPIEMSGVSAVIPSPSGRKLLLIRNSEDDSPTKLEVWGPCQLENEIHIAQSVHGSLYVDEWFEGISWNQEETLVAYVAEEPPQPKPEFNDSGYKKAGSSEKDCKSWKGKGDWEETWGETYSKKRIPALFVVNISSGEVRAVKGIPRTLSVGQVIWAPSSSHSLVFVAWSSDNGYQKTPRKLGIKYCFNRPCALYAVPDPFMEEADKPSLNVSKGETAPTTKLTSELSSAFFPRFSPDGKYLVFISAKSAIDSGTHNATNSMHKIDWPADGKLEGLSVADVVPIVMCPQDGCFPGLYCSGILRNPWLTDGQTMILSSIWGSKEVILSVNVVSREVSRVSPQDSDYSWNVLALDKDNILAVSSSLITVPQIYYGSEVCQTGKPNQWEWQEIATPFPSPSDKISAILADHKFSILKIPISNSSNKLADGAKLPFEAIFVSWKDSATRPTIVVLHGGPHTVYPSSYSKSLAFLYSQGYNLLVVNYRGSLGFGEEALQSLPGNIGSQDVNDVLTALDFVIKKGLIDASKVAVVGGSHGGFLTTHLIGQAPGTFVAAAARNPVCNLSLMVGTTDIPEWCFVEIYGKEGKNCFSEYPSFDDLCQFHQKSPISHISKVSTPTLFLLGAQDLRVPVSNGLQYARTLKEMGVETKIIVFPEDMHGLDKPQSDFESFLNIGVWFKKHMSK